Proteins encoded in a region of the Chryseobacterium piperi genome:
- a CDS encoding SDR family oxidoreductase, giving the protein MQKTIFITGASSGLGKATARLFQSHGWNVIATMRHPEKERELTALENISIIKLDVTNKEELEETITKILSENEVHVVINNAGYGLVGPLEAFTDDQIKKQIETNLLGVIRITKAFTPYFRERRAGVLINITSSFGLMGFPTCSIYSATKFAVDGFSESMGYEMAQFGVQVKVVAPGGIQTDFAGRSLDGAQHEAYQQMVSKVQEGYSPEQVAHYSTSGVIAGIIYEAATDGKDQLRYVAGEDAIALYHDRNAIGVENHVRKIKSGFVFGGNGY; this is encoded by the coding sequence ATGCAAAAAACAATTTTTATTACAGGAGCGTCTTCAGGTTTGGGAAAAGCAACTGCCAGACTATTTCAAAGTCATGGCTGGAATGTAATAGCAACGATGAGGCATCCGGAAAAAGAGAGGGAGTTAACCGCATTAGAAAATATATCGATTATCAAGCTGGATGTTACGAATAAAGAAGAGTTGGAAGAGACCATAACGAAGATTCTTTCTGAAAATGAGGTGCATGTAGTGATTAATAATGCAGGATATGGGCTGGTAGGTCCTCTTGAGGCTTTTACAGACGACCAGATTAAAAAACAGATTGAGACGAATCTGCTGGGGGTGATCAGGATTACTAAAGCTTTTACCCCTTATTTCAGAGAAAGACGGGCAGGGGTTCTGATCAATATTACTTCCAGTTTTGGTTTGATGGGTTTTCCTACCTGTTCGATATATAGTGCTACCAAGTTTGCTGTAGATGGATTTTCAGAGTCTATGGGGTATGAAATGGCGCAATTCGGAGTTCAGGTAAAGGTAGTGGCTCCGGGTGGAATCCAGACCGATTTTGCCGGCCGATCGCTTGATGGTGCTCAGCATGAAGCGTACCAACAAATGGTTTCAAAAGTTCAGGAAGGATATAGCCCTGAACAGGTCGCTCATTATTCAACTTCTGGAGTTATTGCTGGTATTATTTATGAAGCAGCTACTGATGGAAAAGATCAGCTGAGGTATGTTGCCGGTGAAGATGCTATAGCTTTGTATCATGACCGGAATGCGATCGGAGTTGAAAACCATGTTCGAAAAATAAAATCAGGTTTTGTATTTGGAGGTAACGGGTATTAG
- a CDS encoding helix-turn-helix domain-containing protein, which yields MKTTQLPVHFRSLSALHQAMGRPAPLHPLISIINYGEARFDPKDFEHGMKTDFYKISFKTDFHGKIRYGQGYYDFEEGGMSFVSPGQVLILNHEESGYSGMSLYIHPDFMRSYSLSQKIKKYGFFSYSAAEALYLSEKEKTTMLEIFTYIQSELEERIDQFSQDVIISQIELLLTYSNRFYNRQFITRKPATHDLISTMEEVLDHHFDAENGVNGLPTVEFLASQLNLTPRYLSDMLRHYTGQSAQQHIHDKLIEKAKEYLSEPQFSVSEIAYQLGFEHPQSFSKLFKNKTKQTPNEYKQSLQKIK from the coding sequence ATGAAAACGACTCAATTACCTGTTCATTTTCGGTCCTTATCAGCTTTGCATCAGGCGATGGGACGGCCTGCGCCATTGCATCCTCTTATCAGTATTATCAATTACGGTGAAGCCCGATTTGATCCAAAAGATTTTGAGCATGGGATGAAAACTGATTTTTATAAGATTTCTTTTAAAACCGATTTCCATGGTAAGATCAGATACGGGCAGGGATACTATGACTTTGAGGAAGGAGGGATGTCATTTGTTTCACCCGGTCAGGTTCTTATATTGAACCATGAAGAATCAGGGTATAGTGGTATGTCATTGTATATTCATCCGGATTTTATGAGGTCTTATTCCTTATCACAAAAAATAAAAAAATATGGATTCTTTTCTTATTCAGCAGCTGAAGCCCTCTATCTTTCAGAAAAAGAGAAGACAACCATGCTGGAAATCTTTACTTATATTCAGAGTGAGCTGGAAGAAAGGATTGATCAGTTTAGCCAGGATGTGATTATTTCACAGATAGAATTACTGCTTACTTACAGCAACCGGTTTTATAACCGTCAGTTTATTACCAGAAAACCTGCGACTCATGACTTAATTTCTACGATGGAGGAGGTGTTAGATCATCATTTTGACGCAGAAAATGGAGTGAACGGGCTGCCTACAGTAGAATTTTTGGCTTCTCAGTTAAATCTTACCCCAAGATATCTAAGTGATATGCTGCGCCATTATACCGGACAGAGTGCCCAGCAGCATATTCATGATAAACTGATTGAAAAGGCTAAAGAATATTTGTCAGAACCTCAATTCTCAGTTTCTGAAATAGCTTATCAGCTGGGTTTCGAACATCCTCAGTCATTCAGTAAGTTATTTAAAAATAAAACAAAACAGACGCCTAATGAATATAAACAATCACTTCAAAAAATTAAATAA
- a CDS encoding MazG-like protein encodes MDQNNFDTIIERSLEIRAKYHELEKQHHGSEWTLEEDTLAYLTDAGLVGRDIMSHQKRWLKTGSGDELKHKLGENIWWLIILADRTGIDIKDALDQFLTKTEKIFK; translated from the coding sequence ATGGACCAGAATAATTTTGATACAATCATAGAGCGCTCTTTGGAGATCAGAGCAAAATACCATGAGTTGGAAAAGCAACATCATGGTAGTGAATGGACCCTGGAGGAAGATACACTTGCGTATCTCACTGATGCCGGATTGGTAGGCAGGGATATCATGTCACATCAGAAAAGATGGCTAAAAACGGGTTCTGGTGATGAACTTAAACATAAACTGGGTGAAAATATCTGGTGGTTGATTATATTAGCAGATCGTACCGGCATAGATATTAAAGATGCTTTAGATCAATTTTTAACCAAAACAGAAAAAATATTCAAATGA
- a CDS encoding DNA-3-methyladenine glycosylase I, producing the protein MSYCSAIERMQPESRKSLHKNYHDNHYGFPIHDDNELFGRLIMEINQAGLSWETILKKEEGFRKAYDQFDIQKVADYTEDDRERLLNDPGIIRNKLKVNAAIENAKTIIQLQKEFGSFEKWLEHHHPKTLEEWMKLFKKTFKFTGGEIVNEFLMSIGYLKGAHSEECAVYGTVLKHKPKWKAE; encoded by the coding sequence ATGAGTTATTGTTCAGCCATAGAAAGAATGCAGCCTGAAAGCAGGAAATCTCTTCACAAAAACTATCATGATAACCATTACGGATTTCCTATTCATGATGATAATGAATTATTCGGAAGACTGATTATGGAGATTAACCAGGCGGGGTTAAGTTGGGAAACGATATTAAAGAAAGAAGAAGGTTTTAGAAAAGCTTATGATCAGTTTGATATTCAGAAAGTGGCAGATTATACAGAAGATGACCGTGAAAGATTGTTAAATGATCCAGGAATTATCCGGAATAAGCTAAAGGTTAATGCAGCGATTGAAAATGCTAAAACCATTATTCAACTGCAAAAAGAATTCGGTTCTTTTGAAAAGTGGCTGGAGCATCATCATCCTAAAACCTTAGAAGAATGGATGAAATTGTTTAAGAAAACGTTCAAATTTACCGGTGGGGAAATTGTGAATGAATTTCTTATGAGTATCGGTTATCTGAAGGGGGCTCACTCTGAGGAATGTGCTGTGTACGGAACTGTTTTAAAGCATAAGCCGAAGTGGAAAGCAGAATAA
- a CDS encoding winged helix-turn-helix transcriptional regulator has protein sequence MTKIKETSTNFANKKALGEICTEVYATNIIGGQWALAICGWLISGKMRFGELKRSLPNVTERMLTLQLRKLEENKIITRKVYAEVPPKVEYELTPIGYRLEPIIMALEDWGIEHKKYVGEPEPVLACKK, from the coding sequence ATGACTAAAATAAAAGAAACATCAACCAATTTCGCTAATAAAAAAGCATTAGGAGAAATATGTACAGAAGTATATGCTACCAATATTATAGGAGGACAGTGGGCGTTAGCCATATGCGGCTGGCTTATTAGTGGAAAAATGAGATTCGGGGAATTAAAAAGATCTCTTCCAAACGTCACAGAGCGAATGCTTACCTTACAGCTCAGAAAATTAGAGGAGAACAAAATCATTACAAGAAAAGTGTATGCCGAGGTTCCTCCTAAAGTGGAATATGAATTAACTCCAATCGGATATCGTTTGGAACCTATTATTATGGCTTTAGAAGATTGGGGTATAGAGCACAAGAAATATGTCGGTGAACCCGAACCGGTATTGGCATGCAAAAAATAA
- a CDS encoding winged helix-turn-helix transcriptional regulator, producing the protein MYKIKKTSTNFANKETLFVMCPEVYASNIIGGQWSLAICCSLVRGKMRFGEIKKDLPTITERMLTLQLRKLEALQVVTRKVFAEVPPRVEYELTPIGYELAPIIKELENWGKKHKDTVGDIE; encoded by the coding sequence ATGTATAAAATAAAGAAAACATCCACCAATTTCGCCAATAAAGAAACACTATTCGTGATGTGCCCGGAAGTATATGCTTCCAATATCATCGGCGGACAATGGTCGTTAGCTATATGCTGTTCTTTAGTTAGAGGAAAAATGAGATTTGGAGAAATCAAAAAAGATCTTCCAACGATTACCGAGCGAATGCTTACCCTGCAATTAAGAAAGCTTGAAGCACTTCAGGTTGTTACCCGTAAGGTATTTGCAGAAGTTCCTCCCCGTGTTGAATATGAATTGACACCAATCGGCTATGAATTAGCCCCCATTATCAAAGAATTAGAAAACTGGGGAAAAAAACATAAAGATACAGTTGGTGATATAGAATAA
- a CDS encoding NAD(P)H-dependent oxidoreductase: MKTLVIVTHPNMKDSVINKRWVEELEKYPEKYSIHELYKAYPDGNIDVKKEQALIESYDKIIFQFPFYWFSSPPLLKKWFDEVFAFGWAFGTDSGYKVGGKKIGLLISTGISEEGYSAAGKQKYTMKEMTRPFELTFNYVKADYKGLFVYYGMEVNPSPEWVESSVSGYMNFIEKI, encoded by the coding sequence ATGAAAACATTAGTTATTGTAACACACCCCAACATGAAAGACTCTGTAATTAATAAAAGATGGGTGGAAGAGTTGGAAAAGTATCCTGAAAAGTATAGTATTCATGAGTTGTATAAAGCTTATCCTGATGGAAATATTGATGTTAAGAAAGAACAGGCATTAATAGAATCTTATGATAAAATCATTTTTCAGTTTCCCTTTTACTGGTTCAGCAGTCCACCGCTTTTAAAGAAATGGTTCGATGAGGTGTTTGCGTTTGGTTGGGCATTTGGAACTGACAGTGGTTATAAAGTAGGAGGAAAGAAAATAGGTCTATTAATATCAACAGGAATCAGCGAAGAAGGGTATTCGGCAGCGGGTAAGCAGAAGTATACTATGAAAGAAATGACAAGACCTTTTGAGTTGACTTTTAATTATGTAAAGGCAGATTATAAAGGATTATTTGTATATTATGGAATGGAAGTAAATCCTTCTCCTGAATGGGTTGAAAGCAGTGTCTCCGGATATATGAACTTTATTGAGAAAATATGA
- a CDS encoding winged helix-turn-helix transcriptional regulator, with the protein MEYTEIYTVNVIGGQWLLAICTSLITEKKRFGDIKKYFPTIADRMLNLQLKKLVEMKIVTRTVFAQVPPRVEYEPAPIDYELEPT; encoded by the coding sequence TTGGAATATACAGAAATATATACTGTTAATGTTATTGGCGGACAATGGTTGTTAGCAATATGCACTTCTTTAATTACAGAAAAAAAGAGGTTTGGAGACATAAAAAAGTACTTTCCAACGATTGCAGATAGAATGCTTAATCTTCAATTGAAAAAATTGGTAGAAATGAAAATTGTTACCCGTACGGTATTTGCACAAGTCCCTCCCCGGGTTGAGTATGAGCCGGCTCCAATAGACTATGAATTGGAACCCACCTAA
- a CDS encoding IS1595 family transposase produces MEIFKGQNLINFGKVFPDDDSCLGYLFDLKWKDGFVCTKCGNTSGCEKSGHKYHCYSCNHVESATAGTLFHRVRFGLHKAFHIVFEMVNSSKGISSIQVGLRYGIRQPTAWTFMHKVRKAMESSKKYPMSDLVHVDEFVVGGMEEGKKGRSYNTQKTKAVVAVELSEKHQVKRVYIKAIDDYSAKSLTPIFEQHISESAKVVTDKWKGYLPLSKKYNIEQISSDQGKNFKQLHVIIHQIKSWIRTIPTHVSKKHVESYCNEFSYRINRSQNRNTIFHNIIQRMLNAKPLNYDKLIRKLNV; encoded by the coding sequence ATGGAAATATTTAAAGGCCAAAATCTTATCAACTTTGGAAAAGTCTTCCCAGATGACGATTCATGTCTGGGTTATTTGTTTGACTTGAAATGGAAAGACGGCTTTGTTTGTACGAAGTGCGGTAATACCTCAGGCTGTGAAAAATCAGGCCATAAATATCATTGTTATAGCTGCAATCATGTAGAAAGTGCCACAGCAGGGACGTTATTTCATAGGGTTCGATTCGGTTTACACAAAGCCTTTCATATTGTTTTTGAAATGGTAAACAGTAGTAAAGGGATCTCGAGCATTCAGGTAGGCCTTCGCTACGGCATCCGCCAACCCACGGCATGGACATTTATGCATAAGGTAAGAAAAGCCATGGAAAGCAGTAAGAAATATCCGATGTCTGATTTGGTTCATGTAGACGAATTTGTGGTAGGTGGAATGGAAGAGGGTAAAAAAGGCAGAAGCTATAACACACAAAAAACCAAAGCTGTTGTGGCGGTTGAACTTAGCGAAAAGCATCAGGTGAAACGTGTTTACATCAAAGCCATTGATGATTATTCTGCTAAATCTTTAACGCCTATTTTTGAGCAGCACATCAGTGAATCAGCCAAAGTGGTGACCGATAAGTGGAAAGGATATCTTCCCTTGAGTAAAAAGTATAATATTGAGCAAATCTCTTCGGATCAAGGAAAGAATTTTAAACAATTACACGTGATTATCCACCAGATAAAGTCTTGGATTCGAACCATACCCACTCATGTAAGTAAAAAACATGTAGAAAGTTATTGTAATGAATTTTCATACCGTATTAACCGTTCACAAAATAGAAATACCATCTTTCATAACATTATCCAAAGAATGCTTAATGCAAAACCTTTGAATTACGATAAATTAATACGGAAATTAAACGTATAA
- a CDS encoding patatin-like phospholipase family protein, with the protein MKPDLLNKILDDGVLSKESKDKLMALHENISSKEFSDLLDDEGNQYVEFVQEGGGVWGSALVGYLYGLEIFGIRFLKVAGTSAGAINTMLIAAYKTKKDAKSEKIKEILFNWNFADFMDGKPYVRTTVHAMLNNKNFLKTNIIIAAITLILLIITPFAIPSETILRAKLLFLVPVIPLIIILFCLKKFYNDFRKQNSGLNPGNTFLNTMKEVLDSFEVKTVAELNRKFAPKEKDLDLNYRYGNGQEYYTISLKSMEAIKTKNQEHIDETQYKIFYDSTVNNDHYKNNPFYLLKSEYVVVTTDINAKIKVELPTMANLYWSEEELKHISPAEFVRASMSVPFFFEPLQKRINKDDDSVKYAWRFWMNTQPQDIYPVGIFIDGGSISNFPIDLFHMSEFFYPRMPLFGVRLTSKSETDSEKGKTSEQIMKTPFSYAGNIINTLKGFNDKSFLTKHTFYTLYSIQNVDCSSSSWLNFFMKREEKEQLFNAGFLAALDFLNRFDWEKYKYERMMIYMKEKKILKEEDTPTVG; encoded by the coding sequence ATGAAACCTGATCTTCTCAACAAAATACTAGATGACGGTGTTCTTTCAAAAGAATCCAAAGATAAACTGATGGCTCTCCATGAAAATATTTCATCCAAAGAGTTTTCAGACCTTTTGGATGATGAGGGCAATCAATATGTAGAATTTGTTCAGGAAGGTGGTGGTGTTTGGGGAAGTGCGTTAGTAGGCTACCTTTATGGTCTTGAAATCTTCGGAATCCGTTTTCTGAAAGTGGCAGGAACCAGTGCAGGTGCAATTAATACCATGCTTATCGCTGCCTATAAAACAAAAAAGGATGCAAAAAGTGAAAAGATCAAAGAAATTTTATTCAACTGGAATTTTGCAGACTTCATGGACGGAAAGCCGTATGTACGTACAACCGTTCATGCTATGCTGAACAATAAAAACTTTCTGAAGACCAACATCATTATTGCTGCTATTACTTTAATTCTTCTAATTATTACTCCTTTTGCCATTCCTTCGGAAACCATATTACGGGCAAAGTTGCTTTTTCTAGTACCGGTCATCCCATTGATTATTATCCTTTTTTGCTTAAAAAAGTTTTACAATGATTTCAGGAAACAAAACAGTGGATTGAATCCCGGAAATACTTTTTTAAATACAATGAAAGAAGTACTGGATAGCTTTGAGGTAAAAACAGTAGCAGAGCTCAACCGAAAATTTGCGCCAAAGGAAAAAGACCTCGATCTTAATTACCGTTATGGCAATGGGCAGGAATATTATACGATTTCCCTTAAAAGTATGGAAGCCATTAAAACTAAGAATCAGGAACATATTGATGAAACCCAATATAAAATATTTTATGATAGTACGGTAAATAATGATCACTATAAAAACAATCCATTTTACCTGTTAAAATCTGAATATGTAGTAGTGACCACTGATATTAATGCTAAAATTAAAGTAGAACTTCCCACGATGGCCAATTTATACTGGTCAGAGGAAGAATTGAAACATATCAGTCCCGCTGAATTTGTGCGCGCTTCAATGTCAGTCCCTTTTTTCTTCGAACCTCTGCAAAAAAGAATTAATAAAGATGATGACTCCGTGAAATATGCCTGGAGATTCTGGATGAATACTCAACCTCAGGATATCTACCCTGTCGGTATTTTTATCGACGGCGGGAGCATTTCCAACTTTCCTATCGATCTTTTCCATATGAGCGAGTTCTTTTATCCGAGAATGCCTTTGTTTGGCGTACGACTGACCAGTAAATCTGAAACGGATTCCGAAAAAGGAAAAACAAGCGAGCAGATTATGAAAACACCTTTTTCATATGCCGGAAATATCATTAATACTTTAAAAGGGTTCAATGACAAATCTTTTCTTACCAAACATACTTTTTATACTTTATACAGTATACAAAATGTGGATTGCAGCTCGAGCAGCTGGCTGAATTTCTTTATGAAAAGAGAAGAAAAAGAACAGCTTTTTAATGCCGGGTTTCTGGCTGCATTGGATTTCCTCAACCGATTTGACTGGGAAAAATATAAGTATGAAAGAATGATGATCTACATGAAAGAGAAAAAAATATTGAAAGAAGAGGATACCCCTACAGTAGGATAA
- a CDS encoding magnesium transporter CorA family protein — protein MPIDTIYRDSHCEWVDVEAPTPEDLQFLHERYEINNLLLEDTLDPNHLPKYEEDGDVKFFLLRESTELERKNLNTISDISTKIGIFILENTIITVHRMKTRSISETKKQLAVNQTTTSSQKIALMIALLIMKSFDDESISLLETMDNIENEIFLKNTNHTNQIRRLYKLKRKSGLNSRVLVISTDAIDKFKLLNLQDSEFVDLKDKHKDVVADFDHLNIQITNLISMFLALSDQKANQVMKVLAIYSVYFLPITFIAGVYGMNFDEMPELHQKYGYYSTLGLMGLIVIVTFIYARRKQW, from the coding sequence ATGCCAATTGACACGATTTACAGAGATTCCCATTGCGAATGGGTAGATGTAGAAGCTCCTACACCGGAAGACCTACAATTCCTTCATGAAAGATATGAAATTAACAACCTTCTTTTGGAAGATACCCTAGATCCGAATCACTTACCAAAATATGAAGAAGACGGAGATGTCAAATTTTTCCTATTGCGTGAAAGTACTGAGCTGGAAAGAAAAAACCTCAATACGATAAGTGATATCAGCACCAAGATAGGAATCTTTATTTTGGAAAATACCATTATTACCGTCCATAGGATGAAAACAAGAAGTATTTCCGAAACTAAAAAGCAATTGGCCGTCAATCAGACTACGACCTCATCTCAGAAAATAGCATTAATGATTGCTCTGCTGATTATGAAAAGTTTTGATGATGAATCAATCAGCCTGCTGGAAACCATGGACAATATTGAAAATGAAATTTTTCTAAAAAATACCAACCACACCAATCAGATTCGCAGGCTTTATAAACTGAAAAGAAAATCAGGACTTAACTCAAGAGTTCTTGTTATTTCTACCGATGCTATTGATAAATTCAAACTTCTCAATTTACAGGACTCTGAATTTGTGGACCTGAAAGATAAACACAAAGATGTGGTAGCCGATTTTGACCATTTAAATATTCAGATTACCAACTTAATTTCCATGTTTCTGGCTCTTTCAGATCAGAAAGCCAACCAGGTTATGAAAGTACTGGCTATTTACTCTGTCTATTTTTTACCGATAACCTTTATTGCCGGGGTTTACGGAATGAACTTTGACGAAATGCCCGAACTCCATCAAAAATATGGATACTATTCTACTTTGGGACTCATGGGATTGATTGTTATTGTTACATTTATTTATGCACGGAGAAAACAATGGTAA
- a CDS encoding 3-oxoacyl-ACP synthase III family protein: MIKSTIKGIGFYVPDNVVTNDDLAKLMTTSDEWITERTGIKERRHRKNRNDAQETTAYLGFKASEKALEKAGLTAKDIDYIVFATLSPDYYFPGSGVLLQDMLGCDTIGALDVRNQCSGFVYAMSVANAFIKTGAYKNILVVGAEVHSFGLDFSDEGRGVSVIFGDGAGALVLSATEDENAGDILAFNMHSEGKYADELCTQFPGSKYGWSDRMRKEPENVTNKEVYPIMNGNFVFKHAVTRFPETMQEALDKAGKTIEDLDMFIPHQANLRIAQFVQQKFGLPDEKVHNNIQKYGNTTAASIPIALNEAIEQGKVKRGDLVLLSAFGSGFTWGSVLFEY, from the coding sequence ATGATTAAAAGTACAATAAAAGGAATCGGATTTTATGTTCCGGATAATGTTGTAACCAATGATGATTTAGCTAAATTAATGACCACCAGTGATGAATGGATCACTGAAAGAACAGGAATTAAGGAAAGGAGACACAGAAAAAACAGGAACGATGCTCAGGAAACGACAGCTTACCTGGGATTTAAAGCTTCTGAAAAAGCACTTGAAAAGGCTGGTTTAACAGCAAAAGATATAGATTATATTGTTTTTGCAACTCTTTCTCCTGATTATTACTTTCCTGGATCCGGGGTATTGCTTCAGGATATGTTGGGATGTGATACTATTGGTGCTTTGGATGTAAGAAATCAATGTTCAGGATTTGTATATGCTATGAGTGTAGCCAATGCTTTTATTAAAACAGGAGCATATAAAAATATATTGGTTGTAGGGGCAGAAGTTCACTCCTTTGGATTAGATTTTTCTGATGAAGGAAGAGGAGTGTCTGTTATTTTCGGAGACGGGGCAGGAGCTCTTGTACTTTCAGCTACCGAAGATGAGAATGCCGGAGATATTCTTGCTTTTAATATGCATTCCGAAGGTAAATATGCAGATGAGCTATGTACGCAGTTTCCAGGCTCCAAATATGGATGGAGCGACAGGATGAGAAAAGAACCTGAAAATGTTACCAATAAGGAAGTATATCCGATCATGAACGGCAACTTTGTCTTTAAACATGCGGTAACACGATTCCCTGAAACGATGCAAGAAGCTTTAGATAAGGCAGGAAAGACAATAGAAGATCTGGATATGTTTATCCCGCACCAGGCCAATTTAAGAATTGCTCAGTTTGTACAGCAAAAATTCGGATTGCCAGATGAGAAGGTTCACAACAATATCCAGAAATATGGAAATACAACAGCTGCATCTATTCCTATTGCTCTTAACGAAGCTATTGAACAAGGGAAAGTAAAAAGAGGAGATCTGGTTCTTCTTTCAGCATTTGGAAGTGGGTTTACATGGGGTAGTGTATTGTTTGAATATTGA
- a CDS encoding thioredoxin family protein: protein MKKIAIFSSILIGALVFGQGIKFEDTSFASVVAKAKKENKLIFIDAYASWCGPCKLMVKNIFPLKNVGDYYNSHFINAKIDMEKGEGIDLAKKYNVKAFPTYLFINANGEEVHRTLGYVEESDFIQFAKDAEDPNKRLTALKQNFENGEKDPEFLKNLAGLTMYNDAEFAGRVLDRYFQPKANLDQEDVQMLLAGTQSTESPLYKIFKDKKADIIKVLPAEKYDLVDKNIKMNTIVKKAYNADTKTWNDSYFLAETQKFLTKDEAEKILKRAKANRALKNDDVATYEKLSLELYKDYSAASSEELNAIAWNFFEKVNTKPSLEKAVLWAQESVKKNENYANTDTLANLYNKIGDKKNAKLWAEKSVELAKKSGEDSSDTEKLLKSL, encoded by the coding sequence ATGAAAAAAATAGCCATATTCTCTTCCATCCTTATTGGAGCCCTTGTTTTTGGCCAGGGGATTAAATTCGAAGATACCAGCTTTGCAAGTGTTGTTGCAAAAGCGAAAAAAGAAAACAAACTCATCTTTATTGATGCCTACGCTTCATGGTGCGGACCTTGTAAGCTGATGGTTAAAAATATTTTCCCTTTGAAAAACGTTGGTGATTATTATAATTCTCATTTCATCAATGCAAAAATTGATATGGAAAAAGGGGAAGGAATAGATCTTGCAAAAAAATATAATGTAAAGGCTTTTCCTACTTATTTATTCATCAATGCGAATGGTGAAGAAGTACACAGAACTTTAGGATACGTAGAGGAAAGTGATTTCATTCAGTTTGCTAAAGATGCTGAAGACCCTAACAAAAGGCTTACGGCTCTTAAGCAAAACTTTGAAAACGGGGAAAAGGATCCTGAATTCTTAAAGAATCTTGCGGGACTTACGATGTATAATGATGCTGAATTCGCTGGTAGGGTTTTAGATCGCTATTTCCAGCCAAAAGCCAACCTGGATCAGGAAGATGTTCAGATGCTTCTTGCCGGGACTCAAAGTACAGAAAGCCCTTTATATAAAATATTTAAGGATAAAAAAGCTGATATTATTAAAGTCCTTCCTGCAGAGAAGTATGACCTGGTTGATAAAAACATCAAGATGAACACCATCGTCAAAAAAGCTTATAATGCAGATACTAAAACATGGAATGACAGCTACTTCTTAGCTGAAACTCAAAAATTTTTAACCAAAGATGAAGCTGAAAAAATTCTGAAAAGAGCAAAAGCAAACAGAGCTCTGAAGAATGATGATGTTGCAACTTATGAAAAACTAAGCTTAGAATTATATAAAGATTACTCGGCTGCATCTTCTGAGGAACTTAATGCTATAGCGTGGAATTTCTTTGAAAAAGTGAATACTAAACCATCACTTGAAAAAGCTGTTCTTTGGGCTCAGGAATCAGTAAAGAAAAATGAAAATTATGCAAATACAGACACCCTGGCTAATCTCTACAATAAAATCGGCGATAAAAAGAACGCTAAGCTGTGGGCAGAAAAATCTGTAGAACTGGCTAAAAAATCAGGTGAGGATTCCTCCGATACTGAGAAATTATTGAAAAGCCTGTAA